One genomic segment of Hordeum vulgare subsp. vulgare chromosome 2H, MorexV3_pseudomolecules_assembly, whole genome shotgun sequence includes these proteins:
- the LOC123425711 gene encoding vesicle-associated protein 4-2-like gives MAISGDERYAPAADSGGGKLWNLCRMPFRQASGAPAPASSSSSSGIHHSAGRYGVHEAPVAGDGGPPAAPAGISTVAKSLLPARRRLRLDPSNKLYFPYEPGKQVKSAIRIKNTSKSHVAFKFQTTAPKSCFMRPPGAILAPGETIIATVFKFVEHPENNENVLQKCKVKFKILSLKVKGPMEYAPELFDEQKDQAVVEKILRVVFLDVQNPGPQLEKLNTQLAEAEAALEARKKPPEENGPKIVGEGLVIDEWKERRERYLAQQQVEAVDSV, from the exons ATGGCGATCTCCGGCGACGAGAGGTACGCGCCCGCCGCCGACTCCGGCGGCGGGAAGCTCTGGAACCTCTGCCGCATGCCCTTCAGGCAGGCCAGCGGCGCGCCGGCGCcagcctcgtcctcgtcctcctccgggATCCACCACTCGGCCGGCCGCTACGGCGTCCATGAGGCGCCCGTCGCCGGAGACGGCGGCCCTCCTGCCGCGCCGGCCGGGATCTCGACGGTCGCAAAATCTCTGTTGCCGGCGCGGCGCCGCCTCCGGCTCGATCCGTCAAACAAGCTCTACTTCCCAT ATGAACCAGGAAAGCAGGTCAAGAGTGCAATTAGGATAAAGAATACAAGCAAGTCACATGTAGCATTCAAG TTTCAAACAACTGCACCCAAGAGTTGCTTTATGCGTCCTCCTGGAGCCATACTTGCCCCTGGCGAGACTATCATAGCGACTG TTTTCAAGTTTGTCGAGCACCCAGAGAATAATGAGAATGTTCTGCAGAAGTGCAAGGTCAAGTTCAAGATTTTGAGCTTGAAGGTCAAAGGACCCATGGAATATGCACCAGAATTG TTTGACGAGCAGAAAGATCAGGCAGTTGTTGAGAAGATACTGAGGGTTGTTTTCTTGGATGTTCAGAACCCAGGCCCA CAACTGGAAAAGCTGAACACTCAGTTAGCTGAGGCAGAGGCTGCACTTGAGGCGCGGAAGAAACCTCCAGAAGAGAATGGTCCTAAAATTGTTGGTGAAGGGCTTGTCATTGATGAATGG AAGGAGAGGAGGGAAAGATACCTCGCTCAACAACAGGTCGAAGCGGTCGACTCAGTGTAA